One segment of Clostridium botulinum DNA contains the following:
- a CDS encoding phosphopantetheine-binding protein, producing the protein MEKLISLLEDIRDDVDFKECTTLIEDGILDSFDIIQIVNAIDEEFDVEIPATEIIPENFNSADSLLKMIRRLEEEE; encoded by the coding sequence ATGGAAAAATTAATTAGTTTATTAGAAGATATTAGGGATGACGTTGATTTTAAAGAATGTACAACATTGATTGAAGATGGAATTTTAGATTCATTTGATATTATTCAAATTGTCAACGCTATAGATGAAGAATTTGATGTAGAAATTCCAGCAACAGAAATAATACCTGAAAACTTTAATAGTGCAGATTCTCTATTAAAAATGATAAGACGTTTAGAAGAAGAGGAATAG
- a CDS encoding glycosyltransferase, producing MKISVICPLYNAENYIYNLNNNILTQELDSEQELEILYVLTRSIDKSEDILKKLNCNYCVVEPKKFSHSLTREIMANKVSGDIIVFISQDVKMKNKLWLKNLVTPIISGECEASFSRQICENNSIEKYTREKNYPEESRVVSKKDIEKYGLLTFFYSDASSAVNAKIYRELNAYDGKDMPTNEDMYFAHKLIHAGYRIKYCADSEVYHSHDFTFKQLYNRYYDTGVFFKENSYLMKYKGNESGFTLAKYVFKRALKERNIKVIFSLLPNFGVRYIAMKIGQK from the coding sequence ATGAAGATATCAGTTATCTGTCCATTATATAATGCAGAGAATTACATATATAATTTGAATAACAATATATTAACTCAAGAATTAGATTCTGAACAAGAATTAGAAATATTATATGTTTTAACTAGAAGCATAGATAAGAGCGAGGATATTTTAAAAAAATTAAATTGTAATTATTGTGTAGTTGAACCTAAGAAATTTTCACATAGCCTTACAAGAGAAATTATGGCTAATAAAGTTAGTGGAGATATAATAGTTTTTATATCTCAAGATGTAAAAATGAAAAATAAATTATGGCTTAAGAATTTAGTTACTCCAATAATAAGTGGAGAATGTGAAGCGAGTTTTAGCAGACAAATCTGCGAGAATAACAGTATAGAAAAGTATACTAGGGAAAAAAATTATCCAGAAGAATCTAGAGTAGTTTCTAAGAAGGATATAGAGAAATATGGATTATTAACATTCTTTTATTCAGATGCATCATCAGCAGTAAATGCTAAAATTTATAGAGAACTTAATGCCTATGATGGTAAGGATATGCCTACCAATGAAGATATGTATTTTGCACATAAATTGATTCATGCTGGATATAGAATTAAGTATTGTGCAGATTCAGAAGTTTATCATTCTCATGATTTTACGTTTAAACAACTTTATAATAGGTATTATGATACTGGTGTGTTTTTTAAAGAAAATTCTTATTTAATGAAATATAAAGGAAATGAAAGTGGATTTACATTAGCTAAATATGTTTTCAAAAGAGCTTTGAAAGAAAGAAATATAAAAGTAATATTTAGTTTATTACCTAACTTTGGAGTAAGATATATTGCAATGAAAATTGGCCAAAAGTAA
- a CDS encoding DUF3990 domain-containing protein → MTKFHSTNNSINNTVNNLESIGVYHGSDCIVEKPQIFTKGYYKDFGFGFYVTKIKKQAERWTLKKEPKVVNIYEIDKNYKENLNVKIFSEMTEEWLDFITACRSGKSHDYDIVEGPMADDTIFQFVNMFISKRITREAFWALCKFKYPTHQILFATEKSLNYLKYKGCYYV, encoded by the coding sequence ATGACAAAATTTCATAGCACCAATAATTCTATTAATAATACAGTTAACAATTTAGAAAGCATAGGAGTATATCATGGTTCAGATTGCATTGTAGAAAAACCACAAATATTTACTAAAGGTTATTATAAAGATTTTGGATTTGGATTCTATGTTACCAAGATAAAAAAGCAAGCTGAACGTTGGACATTAAAGAAAGAACCTAAAGTAGTCAACATTTATGAAATAGATAAAAATTATAAAGAAAATTTAAATGTTAAGATATTTAGTGAAATGACTGAAGAATGGCTAGATTTTATAACTGCTTGCAGAAGTGGTAAATCTCATGATTATGATATAGTTGAGGGACCAATGGCAGATGATACTATATTCCAATTTGTAAATATGTTTATAAGTAAAAGAATTACACGAGAGGCCTTTTGGGCACTATGTAAATTTAAATATCCTACACATCAAATATTATTTGCAACAGAAAAATCTTTAAACTATTTAAAATACAAGGGGTGTTATTATGTATAA
- a CDS encoding amino acid adenylation domain-containing protein — translation MEKNILIYLEKSKEEFPDKIAFSDNKRKLTYLELVNSSKSIGSFLIEKIGVRKPVVVYMEKGAHNIAAFMGVAYSGGFYVPLDSQMPMERINIILKTLKPEAVIYDGTTEKHLKSMESDCIKISYDEICNTPHNDEKLDSVRKSMIDTDPLYVLFTSGSTGVPKGVIVCHRSVIDYADWVTKTFKLNENTVFGNQTPFYFSMSVLDIFSTIYSGATLHIIPKMLFSFPVKLLEYLNENKVNTIYWVPSALSIVANLGALDAVELPNLKKVLFAGETMPTKQLNIWRKHIPNALYANLFGPTEITDIGVHYIVDREFKDEEPIPIGVPCDNVDAIVVDEDGNLIKESGTVGELLIRGSFLACGYYKNPEKTNEVFIQNPLNNSYPETVYCTGDLVYWNENRELVYASRKDFQIKHMGNRIELGEIENAMNSLDNVDMCCCLYNNQNDQIVAIYTGNLEKKEMAKVLMKKLPRYMLPNVYNQRESMPLNLNGKIDRIQLKKEYLEK, via the coding sequence ATGGAAAAAAATATATTAATTTATCTTGAAAAATCGAAAGAAGAGTTCCCAGATAAAATAGCTTTTTCTGATAATAAACGTAAATTAACTTATCTAGAACTAGTTAATTCCTCAAAAAGCATAGGAAGTTTTCTTATAGAAAAAATTGGAGTACGTAAACCCGTTGTTGTATATATGGAAAAAGGAGCACATAACATAGCTGCATTTATGGGAGTTGCTTATTCAGGAGGATTTTATGTTCCATTAGATTCACAAATGCCAATGGAAAGAATAAATATTATATTAAAAACATTGAAGCCAGAAGCTGTAATCTATGATGGTACAACTGAAAAGCATCTTAAATCAATGGAGAGCGATTGTATAAAAATATCTTATGATGAAATATGCAATACTCCACATAATGATGAAAAACTAGATAGTGTTAGAAAGAGCATGATTGATACAGATCCTTTATATGTTCTTTTTACTAGTGGATCAACAGGTGTACCAAAGGGGGTTATCGTATGTCACCGTTCGGTAATTGATTATGCCGATTGGGTTACTAAAACATTTAAATTAAATGAAAATACTGTATTTGGAAATCAAACACCATTTTATTTTAGTATGTCTGTTTTAGATATATTTTCAACAATTTATAGTGGAGCAACACTTCACATAATACCTAAGATGTTGTTTTCATTTCCAGTAAAGCTATTAGAATATTTAAATGAAAATAAAGTGAATACAATTTATTGGGTTCCTTCTGCTTTAAGTATTGTAGCAAATTTAGGTGCATTAGATGCTGTAGAGTTACCAAATTTAAAAAAAGTACTTTTTGCAGGTGAAACAATGCCAACAAAACAGCTTAATATTTGGCGTAAACATATTCCAAATGCTCTTTATGCAAACTTATTTGGACCAACTGAAATTACAGACATTGGTGTGCATTATATAGTAGATAGAGAATTCAAAGATGAAGAACCTATTCCAATTGGAGTACCTTGTGATAATGTAGATGCTATAGTAGTAGATGAAGATGGAAATCTTATTAAAGAAAGTGGAACAGTAGGGGAATTATTAATTCGTGGATCTTTCTTAGCTTGTGGATATTATAAAAATCCAGAAAAAACAAATGAAGTATTTATTCAAAATCCATTAAACAATAGTTATCCTGAAACAGTTTATTGTACAGGAGATTTGGTATATTGGAACGAAAATAGAGAATTAGTATATGCATCACGTAAAGACTTTCAAATAAAGCATATGGGTAACCGTATTGAACTTGGTGAAATTGAGAATGCAATGAATTCATTAGACAATGTAGACATGTGTTGTTGCCTATATAATAATCAGAATGATCAAATTGTTGCTATTTATACTGGAAATTTAGAAAAAAAAGAAATGGCAAAGGTATTAATGAAGAAATTACCACGCTATATGCTTCCTAATGTATATAATCAAAGAGAGTCTATGCCACTTAATTTGAATGGAAAAATCGATCGTATACAGTTAAAAAAAGAATACCTTGAAAAATAA
- a CDS encoding M13 family metallopeptidase: MAKFKKSRLIACALVFSLFMSQATYVKAAEVTNTVNLGNKVVADDVRLQDDFYSVTNKEWLNTAKIDAGEVSNSAFNEAEKALTEQKKEIMKELLANEKNYSKDSDEKKMINLYKNVLNSEARNKQGIEPIKGMLDKIKNIKTLDDIRELNKYDIGNPLINIGCSVDLKDATRYAAYVGSTSLSLGNSDEYVKPTENTARVKGLSENYYKKILTLVGYTEEEAKMKVDNFYKLEYMIAPSIIGKEESTKNPNAIDDEYNVYTLDKLNDVSPNLKIKDLMKDLKIDKANKIILTEPNWLKAMNDIYTEENVPLIKDYIEIRNIAGAAGCLGDDFEKAAQEFSNAYLGSSGETPKDEEAINIVNSALAMPFGKIYVEKYFSKKTKNDVKDMTDEIIKTYEKRIENLDWMSDSTKKSAKEKLNKISVQIGYPEKWEDYSSLKIRSYEEGGSLFENLMNLSKFAEDKQLSVLNERVDKSQFACPPQMVNAFYNPTANSITVPAGILQQQFYDVNASKEHNLGAIGAVIGHEISHAFDNTGAKFDGDGNLNSWWSTEDSKKFEEKTNKVRSFYNNVKLDSGKNVNGDLTVGENIADLGGIACALDILNNMPKADYKVFFESNANVWREISTKEYGELKLQNDVHSPNKVRTNIVLSQFDEFYKTYGIKENDKMYVNPQDRLKIW; this comes from the coding sequence ATGGCAAAATTTAAAAAGAGTAGGCTTATAGCATGTGCTTTGGTATTTTCATTATTTATGTCACAAGCAACATATGTTAAAGCAGCTGAAGTAACTAACACAGTTAATTTAGGAAATAAAGTAGTAGCAGATGATGTAAGGTTACAAGATGACTTTTACAGTGTAACTAATAAAGAGTGGTTAAATACTGCTAAGATTGATGCTGGTGAAGTATCTAATTCAGCATTTAATGAAGCTGAAAAGGCATTAACAGAGCAAAAGAAAGAAATAATGAAAGAATTACTAGCTAATGAAAAGAATTATTCAAAAGATAGTGATGAGAAAAAAATGATTAATTTATATAAGAATGTCTTAAATAGTGAAGCAAGAAATAAACAAGGCATAGAACCTATTAAGGGAATGTTAGATAAGATTAAAAACATTAAGACTTTAGATGATATTAGAGAACTTAATAAGTATGACATTGGAAATCCATTAATTAATATTGGATGCAGTGTTGATTTAAAAGATGCAACTAGATATGCTGCATATGTTGGATCAACTTCTCTTAGCTTAGGAAATTCTGATGAATATGTAAAGCCAACAGAGAATACTGCGAGAGTAAAAGGTCTTTCTGAAAATTATTATAAAAAAATATTAACTTTAGTAGGATATACTGAAGAAGAGGCAAAAATGAAGGTTGATAATTTTTATAAATTAGAATATATGATAGCGCCATCAATAATAGGAAAAGAAGAGAGCACAAAAAATCCTAATGCAATAGATGATGAATATAATGTATATACTTTAGATAAGCTTAATGATGTATCTCCAAATTTGAAAATAAAAGATCTTATGAAAGATTTAAAAATAGATAAAGCTAATAAAATAATTTTAACAGAACCTAATTGGTTAAAAGCAATGAATGATATCTATACTGAAGAAAATGTACCTCTTATTAAGGATTATATAGAAATTAGAAATATAGCAGGTGCAGCAGGATGTCTAGGTGATGATTTTGAAAAGGCAGCACAAGAATTTTCCAATGCTTACTTAGGCTCAAGTGGAGAAACTCCTAAGGATGAAGAGGCTATAAATATAGTTAATTCAGCATTAGCAATGCCATTTGGTAAGATATATGTTGAAAAATATTTTTCAAAAAAGACTAAAAATGATGTTAAAGATATGACTGATGAAATAATTAAAACTTATGAAAAGAGAATAGAAAATTTAGATTGGATGAGTGATTCAACTAAAAAAAGTGCTAAAGAAAAATTAAATAAAATTAGCGTTCAAATTGGATATCCTGAAAAATGGGAAGATTATTCTTCATTAAAGATAAGATCATATGAAGAAGGAGGCTCACTTTTTGAAAATTTAATGAACTTAAGTAAATTTGCAGAAGATAAGCAATTAAGTGTATTAAATGAACGTGTGGATAAATCACAATTTGCATGTCCACCACAAATGGTAAATGCATTTTATAATCCAACAGCTAATTCAATCACAGTTCCAGCAGGGATACTGCAACAACAATTTTATGATGTAAATGCTTCAAAAGAACATAATTTAGGAGCTATTGGAGCTGTTATAGGTCATGAAATTAGTCATGCTTTTGATAATACCGGAGCTAAGTTTGATGGTGATGGTAACTTAAACAGTTGGTGGAGCACTGAAGATTCTAAGAAATTTGAAGAAAAAACTAATAAAGTAAGAAGTTTTTATAATAATGTAAAATTAGATAGTGGTAAAAATGTAAATGGAGATCTTACAGTAGGAGAAAATATAGCAGACCTTGGAGGAATAGCTTGTGCATTAGATATATTAAATAATATGCCTAAAGCTGATTACAAAGTTTTCTTTGAAAGTAATGCTAATGTATGGCGTGAAATTAGTACAAAGGAATATGGAGAGCTTAAACTTCAAAATGATGTACATTCACCTAATAAGGTAAGAACAAATATAGTTTTATCTCAATTTGATGAATTCTATAAAACATATGGAATTAAAGAAAATGATAAGATGTATGTAAATCCACAAGATAGATTAAAAATTTGGTAA
- a CDS encoding phage replisome organizer N-terminal domain-containing protein → MERKIVKLRVDMYNDTKFKIIDTMEHRDLIHYIWTRLLTLAGKVNLEGKLYLSRSIPYTIETLALEFNRSVKKVELALKVFMDLEMIELGENNVYKVRNFAKHQNIKPKKKEDSNDKKDSNVNIESINVRDNINKKDNIEIQNKDILDKINLNKASATENFLNNKSDVKNKIELKDKSDLDAEFVFSKANDNKKRSKPKIKNKKVSKKNDNEIISSWDDEADDIKICEFTDEPPKGKLIATFKV, encoded by the coding sequence ATGGAGCGTAAAATAGTAAAATTAAGGGTGGATATGTATAATGATACTAAGTTTAAGATAATAGATACAATGGAGCACAGAGATCTTATCCATTATATTTGGACTAGATTATTAACTTTAGCAGGTAAAGTTAATTTAGAAGGTAAGTTATATCTTTCAAGGAGTATTCCTTATACAATAGAAACTTTAGCTTTAGAATTTAATAGAAGTGTTAAAAAAGTAGAATTAGCTTTAAAGGTATTTATGGATTTAGAAATGATTGAATTAGGTGAAAATAATGTTTATAAAGTTAGGAATTTTGCTAAGCATCAAAATATTAAACCTAAGAAGAAAGAAGATTCTAATGATAAAAAAGACTCTAATGTTAATATAGAGAGTATTAATGTAAGAGATAATATTAATAAAAAAGATAACATTGAAATTCAAAATAAAGATATTTTAGATAAAATAAATTTAAATAAAGCAAGTGCAACTGAAAATTTCCTTAATAATAAAAGTGATGTAAAAAATAAAATAGAATTAAAAGATAAAAGTGATTTAGACGCTGAATTTGTATTTAGTAAAGCTAATGATAATAAAAAGAGAAGCAAACCAAAAATAAAGAATAAAAAGGTAAGCAAGAAAAATGATAATGAGATTATTTCTAGTTGGGATGATGAGGCTGATGATATTAAGATTTGCGAATTTACTGATGAGCCACCAAAAGGAAAGTTAATTGCTACTTTTAAAGTTTAG